TATTTTATGCTAAAAAATTAAGAAACCATTGTTTTGGGTAGAAGTTATTGCCTGAGTAACTCCTTACAAGAAAAGCTTTAATTTGTGTTTTAAATTTAGCCCAAAAGGAGAATGCATTCTCCGCAATATTTTCCTGGGGTAAGGCTGGTATAAATCCGGATTGCTGCTCAACTTGCAAATAAAAATAACCCCAAAATTGTATGCTTTTAAAATACTTCCGGCTAGCCGTTTTATTTCTATTTTTATGCGCCAGTTGTGCTTCGCCTAAGGTTAAGAGCGAAACTTCTAATTCTTTACTGGCCACGGACTTAAAACCTTTTGGGCGGTATTTAATCAACCCATCCCAGCACCTGGAGTTAATTAGTTCGGCGGCGCATTTTGGATTTAGTTTTGAAGGTCCGGGTTGCGCCATTTTTGCTTCTATCCCTAACGCCGAAGGCCACGATTACTTACAATACGAACTGGACGGCGTTTATCAGAAAAGAATTAAAGTAAAGGGCAACGCCAAAGAACCGCTAATTATCAGCTCGCCGGGTCCAGGAAAACACACCCTTTGGATATATAAAGCTACCGAAGCGCACACGGGCCCAATCGTAATCCGGTCCATTAACGGTACCAACTTAAAGCCGCTTGCCCGGCCGACAGCTCCGATTATTGAATTTATTGGCAACAGCATTACCTGTGGGGCCGCCGCTGACCCGTCGGAGGTGCCCTGCGGCACGGGCGCGTACCACGACCAACACAATGCCTATCAAGCTTACGGCCCGCGGGTAGCCCGGGCCTTGAACGTAAATTTTGTTTTAAGCAGCGTGAGCGGTATTGGCGTGTACCGCAACTGGAACAGCGACGGCCCCACCATGCCGCAGGTTTACGAGAAAACTGATTTTCAGGCGAACAGTTCGCAGCTTTGGAATTTTAAAACGTACTCGCCCAAAGTAGTAAGTATTGCCCTGGGCACCAACGATTTCAGCAAAGGCGATGGCAAAAAAGCAAGGTTACCTTTTGATAGTGCCAATTTTGTGAACACCTACGTGCAATTTGTGCAAGTGGTAAAAAGCAAATACCCCGGCTCACAGATTGCCTTATTAAGCAGCCCCATGATTAACGGGGCTAACCGCACGCTCTTGCAAAACTGCTTAACCAGCGTAAAAACCCAAATAGATGCTTTAAACCCGACCGCTAAACCTGTGGAACTATTCTTCTTCCAGCCGATGCAGGCCCGCGGTTGCGCCGGGCACCCCAACGTAGAAGATCATGCTATGCTGGCGCAGGAATTAGAACCATTTTTTAACAAATTGCTGCAATAACCAAATCAGCAGAAGCGGAGAGTTGTTCATTATTCGCTTTTCGTAGTTCGACTCATACCTCAAAAGAAAACCCCGAAGTTAAACTCCGGGGTTTTCTTTTGAGGTAGTAGTTAATTTATTCTTTCGGGGAAGTCTGAATAGCTTCGTACAGAATGGGGCTAAAAAAACCTAAGTTTTCCAGCATACAGGCCATGCTATAAAATTTTTCGGGAGCTACCTCGGGGTGTTCGGCCATGTGCACCAACACCAAATCTATCGTTTCCTGAAAAGAATGTTCTAATTCTTCCTTGCTTAAATTCATTCATTTAAAGGTTAATCTACCTTATAACCCGCTCCGGCTAAATTTAATTTCCGGGTAGCTTCAAGAATTTGTAATGCGTAAATTTTAAATTTTTAAATTTTTCAGCAATAACTTTATCCATTCTTTTCTTCGGCTGGTTTATCGGCAGCCAGTAAATCAGCGTTTTTATTGTTAGGCTGCAAGGCCTCCATTCTTTTCACAATTTCATCCTTCATGGCCATAAAAGAATCTTTGTTTTTGCGGTTAATGGGTTCGGCCAGCGGCAATTTAACCCGCAGGGCATCTACCTGGCGGCCATCTTTCCATAAACGGTAACACAGGTGCGGCCCCGTAGAAAGACCAGTGCTGCCGACGTACCCAATGGTTTGCCCTTGCATTACCGATCTGCCGCGTCGGATACCTTTGGCAAAACGCGATAAGTGCAGGTACTGCGTGGTAAAAGTTTTATTATGTTGGATTTTAACAAAGTACCCATTGCCCCGGTTATAAGCCGCCTCCACTATAACACCTTCGCCTACGCTCCGGATGGGAGTACCCCGGGGAGCGGCAAAGTCGGTTCCCAGGTGGGCTTTAAACCGGCGTTGTACCGGGTGAAACCGTTTTAGGTTATAGCGCGAGCTAATGCGGGTATACTCCAGGGGTTCTTTTAAGAAAGCTTTTTTAAAACTCTTTCCGTCCTGATCGTAATAAGTAAGGCCTTTGCCTTGATCAAAACCTATGGCGTAAAGCGGTTGGCCATTATGTTCAAAAAAAGCAGCTTTTAGATCACCATAGTCATAAGTATTGCCATCAATCTGTTTTTCTTCAAAAATTAATTTAAACTGATCGCCGGGTTGTAAGTGGTTTAAATTTAAACGCCAGGCATAGATATCGGCTAGTTTGTTTACCAATTGCGCCGAACCACCCGCGGCTAAAATTGATTCGTACAAAGAACCTTTAATTTCGCCGGAAAGCTCCCGCTCTATGACCTGAATGTCGCGTTGGTGGCGAGTAACGGCCAAGGTATCACGTAAATCGTAAATGATGTACTCCGAGCCGTTGGGTTCATAAATAAAATACTGGGCCGTTTGGGCCGAGTCGCGGGCGTGCAGCAACACGTAATTTCGTTGCGATTGAATGCGCTTGACGTTAAAAACCGACTTAGCTTTTTGGGCCAGATTATGAACTGTAGTGGCAGAAATATTATAGGCATCCAGAATGTCCGAAATGCTCTCGCCTCTTTCTACTACGCCATTTACTACCTCCAACGAATCGGTGGCAATGCCATACAATGTAGGGGCTAGTTTTTTTAAATTTTTAACGGGATCAGGTGGAGTAATTACCTCGGGCGGCTGGGAATCGAGGGGCAAAAACCGGCTGACGTTGAATTGCAAAGATTGCGCAGCCGAAAAGAAAATTAATAAAGATAAAGCAAGAATTAGAACTAAACCTTTTTTTTGCTGAAGCATAGGCTAGGTACCGGGGTTTAATTTTTAAACAAGCTGCAAAACTAGGCTCTAAGTTTTAGAAATAAAAATCAAATTTTATACAATAAAACAGAATAATTGCGCAATATAACGCGGGTGTAAATCTAATGAGGCCCATACAGCTAAATTGTAAAATTTTAATTAAATAATAAATTTCCGGGAAAACCTTTATAATTAGATGGAATGAGGAAAGCTAATCATTAAGAGTACAGTCCTTAGGAAATACCAGCAACCATTCATTCACTATAAACCTAGCATAAAAAAAGGCCATTTCTAGTTAAGAAAATGGCCTTTAATTTTAAAATTAATTTTAATTGCCGTCGGCCCGGTTTAATTCTTCCAGGTTGGTATTGCGTTTTTTGGCTTCAAATTTTTCGCCTTTGTTAAAGTTATACCGCAGGTTTAAACGCACGCTTTGCTGGGCAAAATACTGGTTTATCTGGTTTACGTTGTTGTTTACGTTAGCCGTACCGGCAAAGCGGCGCGTCCGGAAAATATCGGTAACGTTAGCCGAAACTTCCAATTGCTTGTTCAGGAACGACCGTTTTAAACCGGCATCCATAGCCCAGTTTTGTTTAATCTTATACGCGGCATATACTCGTGGCCCTTGGTAATCCAAGTTTACTTCTAACCGGATATTCTGCGGTAACAGAATGTTGTTAGAAGAACGGGCGTAGGTAAATAGCTGTTTGTTCTGAATGGTTTGGTTTTGTTCCGGAATGGCAATTTGGTAGCTTTGGTAACCCACGGTAAAGTTATTGTTCATGTCCCATTTCGGGGTAATTTTTATGGGCGCTACTAAGGCGGCGTTTACATCTTTAAACGAATCGCCGTTACGCTGCTGAAACACCAGGGTGTTGGTTTGGTTGTTTTGCACCGGTACTTCGGCCATTACGTCGCGGGTGGTAGAATAACCTATGGTTAAAATATAAGTATCTTTCACGGATTGCGTTACCTGAAACGAATGCGTGTACTGCGGACGTAAATACGGGTTACCCTGCGCCGAGGTATACGGATCGATGTAGAAGATAAAAGGATTTAAATTGCCGTAGTACGGGCGGTTAATGCGGCGGCTGTAATTATAAGTAACTTTGTAGTTCTTATTTACCTGCTGCATCACAAACAAACTCGGAAACAAGTTAAGGTAATTACGGGTATTCACGGAATCTTTGGTAATAGATTTGCCTTCGGCCACGGTTTTCTCGGCGCGTAAACCGCCTTGTACTTTCCATTTTTCACCCAAGTTGGTGCTAAAGTTTGCGTAAGCGGCGTAAATGTTTTCGCGGTACAAAAAATGGTTGCTGCGTTTTTCGTCTAAATACCGTTGCTCATCGGCTAATCTAAAAAACTGCAATTCATTATCCGATTGAACGTAACTGGCTTTAGCTCCGGCTTCTAACTTGGTATTTTTTGTAAAGGGTTTGGTATAATCTACTTTGGCCGAATAAATACTAAAAGTGCTGGGGTTATTGCTGGCTAAATCCACGAGGCTATCGGGCCGGGCTCCGGATAAATAAGTAAAGATGTTACCGTAAGTGGCTTTATCACGGTCGTATAACCGCACGTAATCTAGGTCGGCGGCTAAGGTGGTGCCCAGGGTATCCAACTTACCTAAATAGTGCGCATTCAGGGTGGCGTTAGCAAAAGTACCATCGATTAAGTTCCGGTTACGTACTAATTTATTATTAGCCGGATTGGGATGATTTTCTACTAAATCGGAATTAAAGTTACTGTTCATATCCTGATACACCACGTTGGCCATTACCCCCACACTGTGGTTTTTATTTAAATCGTAGTCCGTACCTAACCGCACTGAGGGTGCTACCCGGATTGCTTTTTCTTTGGCTGACTGCGTAAATTTAGTGCTGCTTTCGGGCGTATTAAACTCGCGGTAAAGGTTGGCATCCCGGATAAATATGCGGCGTGCTACGTCGGCATTCACAAACGAATTCCATTTGCCCTTTTTAACGTTTACATTGCCTCCGGTAGAATACGCATGCCAGTTGTTGTACTGGTAGCCGGCGTATAAACTGCCGTTCATCCCCCGCATGATATTCTTTTTTAAATTTATGTTAATGATTCCGGCCGTACCCTCGGCATCGTACTTTGAAGAGGGGTTGGTGATTAATTCCAGATCTTTTAAATTTTCGGCAGCCATACCTTGCAACATGGTTTGTAGTTCCTTGCCCGATAAGTAGGTTAATTTACCATCGATCATGATACGTACCCCCGATTTACCGTTTAGCTGAATGTTGCCGTCCTGGTCTACGAACACACCCGGCGATTTGAGCAGTACTTCGTAAGCGGTATTACCCGAAGAAAGCGCTGTTCCTTCTACGCTCACTACCATTTTATCGGGGTGGTTTACAATGTTGGGGCGCAAAGCCTGCACATTTACTTCTTTTAACAGCTTGGTGTCTTCTTTTAAAGTTAGAACCCCCAAATTTTTCCCGGGATTAGATTCAAAAACTGGCGTTTCTAAGCTTGTGTAGCCCACAGCGCTTACCCGCAAACGGTAGTTACCGGCCGCCGATAACTTAATTTTAAAACTTCCATTTTCTTCTGAAACAGTGCCGGTAACAATGGCGCTGGTAGTAGCCGACAATACCGCTACGTTGGCAAAACCAATGGCACTGCCTTTTTCATCTTTTAAGATTCCGGTTATCTCCGCAGCGGTTTGCGCCACTACCGGCGGTTGACCTACTATGATGATGATATAGGTCAGGAGTAAAAGTTTAAATACATTTTTCATGGTTTTAAGATGTAAAGCTTTGCAATTCCAGTATTATAGAGTTTATCACTTAAATTTTCTGAAGCTCTTAAATTGATTTTGCGGCCTCAGGTAGAAGAATGAGACAAATATAATCTAAGGTACTATGCAAAGCAAGGTACCAAGCAAAAAATAGTTCTATATACTTACAAAAAGAGGCTAAAAGCTTGATTTAAGCCATTTTTAGCATAAAATTTTTTGAAAATATTTATATAGACCTTGAAACAGCAGCCATTCTGGTGAGGAGAAATACCTAAAAACAGAGATATTTTAGTTATGAAGAAAAGAAAGATAAAATAGAAGGAAGCAGGATTTTATATGGAGAATGCATCTTTACAAAGGTGCATCAGTAATCATTTGATTTAATATTTAAAGAATTTGGTATGTGGGATTTTGAATAGCTTTTATGATTTATTATTTAAATTTAAAGTTAAAATTCTAATTTAAGTATTTGCCGCAGCAGTCTTTTATTCATAAATGCTTACTTTTGCCACGTTCATTTTGATATTTAAAGCATTATTTATAAATTACTTATCTTTTTTTATTCTTTAAATTGTTCTATTTACCCGAAAGGTTGTTGTTATGAGTACTTTTTACCCCAATATGGGTGCTTCGTCTACCATTGATCCCGAAACCAAAAGATTGCAGGCCCTCGACGAATACCAAGTTCTGGATACTGAAGATGAGGAACAGTATAATAATTTAGTTGCTTTAGCTTCCTACATCTGCGGTACCCCCATTTCTTTGATTAGCTTAATTACGCATAACCGGCAGTGGTTTAAAGCCAAAGTGGGGCTCCCTATTTCAGAAACTCCCCGCTCCCACTCTTTTTGCCAGTTTGCCATTGAAAGCGATGATGTTTTAGAAATTCCAGATGCTTTAGAAGATATTCGGTTTTATAGTAATCCTTTAGTTACTGGTAATCCAAATATCCGCTTTTACGCTGGCGCTCCTTTAGTTAACTCGGAAGGACATCGCCTTGGAACTTTATGCGTGATTGATACGGAGCCACGCGAACTCTCGGAAGCGCAGAAGTTAGCCTTGGCTACCTTATCGGAACAAGTAGTGGCTCATTTTGAACTTCGAAAGAAAAAGAAAGAACTGGAACAGGAAAAACAACAGCTACACGCGGCAAATCAAAAGCTAGACGAATTAATGTTATTCGTGAATTCGCAATTACCCGAAGCCATTACTAAGTTAGAGCACGCGGAACAACATCTTTCGCAGAATGCCCAGGACCAGCATTGTTTTGAGAATAAAAGCCTCCAATTTTTGCAAGAGAACCTCGCGCATTTAAAAAATATTCACGCCACCATTAACCAAGATGCTTAAGTATCCTGCTACCCAATTACCATAATAATTCTAAAAATTTAAAAATTAAAAATTTCAGAAATTGCTACCCAGCAAAGTTGGTTTACAGGAATTTACTTATCCCAAAGAACAAAATAAAAAAAAAGAACAACCTTTCTGTTAAATTTCAGCTAAAAGCTTTCGTAGTTCTTTTAAAGCTTTTTAGCATGAATCATTTATTTAATCCGCTTACTATAAAATCCCTTACTTTTAAAAACCGGATTGTGGTGTCGCCGATGTGCCAGTATTCGGCCACGGATGGTTTTGCCAACGATTGGCACCTGGTACATTTAGGCAGTCGGGCCGTTGGGGGAGCTGCCTTAGTAATTGCCGAAGCTACGGCCGTAAACCCGGAGGGCCGCATTACGCCGCACGATCTGGGTTTGTGGCAAGACGAGCACATTACTTTTTTGCAGCGAATTACCGCATTTATTCACCAGCAAGGTTCGTTAGCGGGCGTGCAATTAGCCCACGCGGGTCGTAAGGCCAGCAAAAGTTCGCCGTGGACGGGTAACCAGCACCTTTCGACCAACGAAGGTGGCTGGGATAACGTAATGGCGCCGAGCGCTATAGCCCTTAATCCCGACACGCCGGCACCGCAGGAATTAACCACTGAGCAAATAAAACAAGTAGTTCTGGATTTTAAATCGGCGGCAGCCCGGGCCTTAAAAGCCGGGTTTAAAGTAATTGAAATTCATGGGGCGCACGGTTATTTACTGCACGAGTTTGTTTCGCCGCTTACCAATACCCGCACCGACGACTATGGCGGTTCTTTTGAAAACCGCACCCGTATTGTGCGGGAAGTAGTGCAGGCCGTGCAGGAAGTGTGGCCCACCGATTTACCCTTGTTTGTGCGTTTATCAGCCACCGACTGGGTACCCGACGAAAACTCCTGGCGCCTGGAAGACTCCGTTGAACTTGCCCGGCAGCTAAAAACTTTGGGCGTTGATTTGATTGATTGTTCTTCGGGCGGGAACGTGCCGGTGCAGCAAATTAAACCGGGACCAGGTTACCAAACCCCTTTTGCCCAAGCCATCCGGAACCAGGCTGGTATTTTAACCGGCGCCGTAGGTTTAATTTCTTCTCCTCTACAAGCTGACCATATTATTCGGACTGAACAAGCCGATATGGTATTTATTGCCCGGGAATTTTTGCGCGATCCATATTTTGGCTTAACCGCCGCCTCGGAACTGCGCCAACCTATTACCTGGCCGGTACAATACGAACGGGCAAAACCCCGGTAAGCCAAACTATCGAATCAACTATTTTTAAAATTATCTTCTCCCGGAGCATTATTTAAAAATAAAATGACAGAAGTACCTGAAAAGTGAGGGGCCTACTGCCGCAACTTTCGGGTACTTTTTTTGTATAAAGCGGATTTATTTATCGGTAAAAATGTACCACAGAAGGTAGTTTTTGTCCCACCTTTGGCTGTTTAGGTAGTGTAACTTTGTGGCACCATTAAACTCAAAGTTAACAATTATGAACAGCTATAAATATTCCTGGTTAAACAGTATAATTACCGTGAAATGCCCCCGGTGCCGGGAAGGAAAAATGTTTCCGAAAGGAACTTTGTACAGCCGGCGTTTTGCCGATATGCATAAAAATTGCGCTTGCTGCGGCCAAGATTTTGAACCGGAGCCAGGCTATTACTACGGCGCTATGTTCGTGAGTTACGCCATTAGCACGGCTATTTTCCTGGCGGTAATTCTGGGCTTAAGTTTTTTAGTGAAAGAGGTAACTACTACTATGGTATTAGTGAGTATTCTGGTTATTGTAGTGGGTTTATTGCCCATAACTTTCCGGTTATCGCGGGTACTCTGGATTAATATATTTGTACGGTATGCGGGTTCAAACAAAGTTATTGGTTAAAATTAAATCCAGGTAAATTAACCGGATAAGTTGATTTTCAGGGTATAGGATAACGAATAGTGGTATATTTGAGTTTGAATAAACAAGCTCGTATGCCGGAGAAATTGCTGCCCGTTTACCAGATTCAGGATTTTGACCAGTTAGTTACAACTAAAAACTCAGATTTTTATTTAAATACTTTTGAAAACCATTTGCGGGAGCACACCTTTATTCAGAAACCGCACAAGCACGATTTTTTTATTATATTATTAATCACACAAGGCACGGGTACGCACACCATCGATTTTGTAACGTACCCGGTAGCTCCCCAAATGGCTTTTTTTCTTAGCCCCGGCCAGGTACACGCCTGGCAACTGTCCGACGATACGCGTGGCCATATTTTATTTTTCAGCCTCGATTTTTACCGGACCCAACAGCATCTGCAAAATCCCAGACTTTTTCCTTTTTTCCATGGTTTGTTTCAAAAGCCCGTTTTACAAATTCCACTAGAGCAACTTACGCCTTTAATGGACATTGTTACCCAACTAAAACAAGAGCTTACCCACAAAGAATGGCAATGGCCCGAGGTTATTAGAGAATACCTGATGATATTACTGGTGAAGCTAAGCCGGATTTATAAAGTACAATATACAAACTTACCAGTGAGTAATTCGCTGTGGGAGCAACTCGAAATTTTAATCGAACAAAACTTTAAAAAGCACCAACCCGTTAGCTTTTACGCCGAAAATTTAAACCTCACCGAAAAACAATTAAACGAAGCCTGTAAAAACACTTTTAATAAAACTACCTCCGCCTTAATTCAGGAACGGGTATTGTTAGAAGCCCAGCGGTTGTTAACGCATTCCAATTTAACCATTACTCAGATTGCCGCCGAATTGGGGTATTTTGATAATTCGTATTTTGGCCGATTTTTTAAAAAACACACCGGCCAAACCCCGGAGCAGTTCCGGTTAAATGCTTAACGCTGTTAAATTTAGTTTTTACGCAGGTTCAGGAGAACTTAGTCTGACCTACCTTTATCGGTATACAATTTATTTAAAAAACTGGGGTAGGAATACGATTGTTGGGCTTTTAAATTTTGACC
The sequence above is a segment of the Adhaeribacter swui genome. Coding sequences within it:
- a CDS encoding SGNH/GDSL hydrolase family protein, giving the protein MLLKYFRLAVLFLFLCASCASPKVKSETSNSLLATDLKPFGRYLINPSQHLELISSAAHFGFSFEGPGCAIFASIPNAEGHDYLQYELDGVYQKRIKVKGNAKEPLIISSPGPGKHTLWIYKATEAHTGPIVIRSINGTNLKPLARPTAPIIEFIGNSITCGAAADPSEVPCGTGAYHDQHNAYQAYGPRVARALNVNFVLSSVSGIGVYRNWNSDGPTMPQVYEKTDFQANSSQLWNFKTYSPKVVSIALGTNDFSKGDGKKARLPFDSANFVNTYVQFVQVVKSKYPGSQIALLSSPMINGANRTLLQNCLTSVKTQIDALNPTAKPVELFFFQPMQARGCAGHPNVEDHAMLAQELEPFFNKLLQ
- a CDS encoding peptidoglycan DD-metalloendopeptidase family protein, producing the protein MLQQKKGLVLILALSLLIFFSAAQSLQFNVSRFLPLDSQPPEVITPPDPVKNLKKLAPTLYGIATDSLEVVNGVVERGESISDILDAYNISATTVHNLAQKAKSVFNVKRIQSQRNYVLLHARDSAQTAQYFIYEPNGSEYIIYDLRDTLAVTRHQRDIQVIERELSGEIKGSLYESILAAGGSAQLVNKLADIYAWRLNLNHLQPGDQFKLIFEEKQIDGNTYDYGDLKAAFFEHNGQPLYAIGFDQGKGLTYYDQDGKSFKKAFLKEPLEYTRISSRYNLKRFHPVQRRFKAHLGTDFAAPRGTPIRSVGEGVIVEAAYNRGNGYFVKIQHNKTFTTQYLHLSRFAKGIRRGRSVMQGQTIGYVGSTGLSTGPHLCYRLWKDGRQVDALRVKLPLAEPINRKNKDSFMAMKDEIVKRMEALQPNNKNADLLAADKPAEEKNG
- a CDS encoding outer membrane beta-barrel protein, with product MKNVFKLLLLTYIIIIVGQPPVVAQTAAEITGILKDEKGSAIGFANVAVLSATTSAIVTGTVSEENGSFKIKLSAAGNYRLRVSAVGYTSLETPVFESNPGKNLGVLTLKEDTKLLKEVNVQALRPNIVNHPDKMVVSVEGTALSSGNTAYEVLLKSPGVFVDQDGNIQLNGKSGVRIMIDGKLTYLSGKELQTMLQGMAAENLKDLELITNPSSKYDAEGTAGIININLKKNIMRGMNGSLYAGYQYNNWHAYSTGGNVNVKKGKWNSFVNADVARRIFIRDANLYREFNTPESSTKFTQSAKEKAIRVAPSVRLGTDYDLNKNHSVGVMANVVYQDMNSNFNSDLVENHPNPANNKLVRNRNLIDGTFANATLNAHYLGKLDTLGTTLAADLDYVRLYDRDKATYGNIFTYLSGARPDSLVDLASNNPSTFSIYSAKVDYTKPFTKNTKLEAGAKASYVQSDNELQFFRLADEQRYLDEKRSNHFLYRENIYAAYANFSTNLGEKWKVQGGLRAEKTVAEGKSITKDSVNTRNYLNLFPSLFVMQQVNKNYKVTYNYSRRINRPYYGNLNPFIFYIDPYTSAQGNPYLRPQYTHSFQVTQSVKDTYILTIGYSTTRDVMAEVPVQNNQTNTLVFQQRNGDSFKDVNAALVAPIKITPKWDMNNNFTVGYQSYQIAIPEQNQTIQNKQLFTYARSSNNILLPQNIRLEVNLDYQGPRVYAAYKIKQNWAMDAGLKRSFLNKQLEVSANVTDIFRTRRFAGTANVNNNVNQINQYFAQQSVRLNLRYNFNKGEKFEAKKRNTNLEELNRADGN
- a CDS encoding GAF domain-containing protein is translated as MSTFYPNMGASSTIDPETKRLQALDEYQVLDTEDEEQYNNLVALASYICGTPISLISLITHNRQWFKAKVGLPISETPRSHSFCQFAIESDDVLEIPDALEDIRFYSNPLVTGNPNIRFYAGAPLVNSEGHRLGTLCVIDTEPRELSEAQKLALATLSEQVVAHFELRKKKKELEQEKQQLHAANQKLDELMLFVNSQLPEAITKLEHAEQHLSQNAQDQHCFENKSLQFLQENLAHLKNIHATINQDA
- a CDS encoding NADH:flavin oxidoreductase/NADH oxidase, which encodes MNHLFNPLTIKSLTFKNRIVVSPMCQYSATDGFANDWHLVHLGSRAVGGAALVIAEATAVNPEGRITPHDLGLWQDEHITFLQRITAFIHQQGSLAGVQLAHAGRKASKSSPWTGNQHLSTNEGGWDNVMAPSAIALNPDTPAPQELTTEQIKQVVLDFKSAAARALKAGFKVIEIHGAHGYLLHEFVSPLTNTRTDDYGGSFENRTRIVREVVQAVQEVWPTDLPLFVRLSATDWVPDENSWRLEDSVELARQLKTLGVDLIDCSSGGNVPVQQIKPGPGYQTPFAQAIRNQAGILTGAVGLISSPLQADHIIRTEQADMVFIAREFLRDPYFGLTAASELRQPITWPVQYERAKPR
- a CDS encoding DUF983 domain-containing protein, translated to MNSYKYSWLNSIITVKCPRCREGKMFPKGTLYSRRFADMHKNCACCGQDFEPEPGYYYGAMFVSYAISTAIFLAVILGLSFLVKEVTTTMVLVSILVIVVGLLPITFRLSRVLWINIFVRYAGSNKVIG
- a CDS encoding helix-turn-helix domain-containing protein — translated: MSLNKQARMPEKLLPVYQIQDFDQLVTTKNSDFYLNTFENHLREHTFIQKPHKHDFFIILLITQGTGTHTIDFVTYPVAPQMAFFLSPGQVHAWQLSDDTRGHILFFSLDFYRTQQHLQNPRLFPFFHGLFQKPVLQIPLEQLTPLMDIVTQLKQELTHKEWQWPEVIREYLMILLVKLSRIYKVQYTNLPVSNSLWEQLEILIEQNFKKHQPVSFYAENLNLTEKQLNEACKNTFNKTTSALIQERVLLEAQRLLTHSNLTITQIAAELGYFDNSYFGRFFKKHTGQTPEQFRLNA